The genomic region GTTCTCAGGTAACTTTAGTGTTTTGTGCGCGTgcgtgcgtgtgtgtgtgtgtcaagACAAGAAGTATTAACCAATAGTAGAGTAGTGAAGGCTCGAGTGTTTTATACCTGGTAACACAAAGTAGGAGCAAGCAAGAAATAAACCAAGCTTTTGAAGTCAGCATCATAAAATAACTCTATATCTAAAGACTCGGACTCTGTCTCTCCCTAACAATAACACAATATGAAAGTAGATTAAAAAACTAACATATGATATAATTTCAGATTTATAAGGCAAAACAAGGTTGCTTTGTGATGAGAAAAAACCACCTATCATGTACCTTAAACAGTTTATTTTCAGAATttctaaaactaaaaaaattaccTTATCGGTTGAATTCACAAGGGACCGCATGTCATAACTAGTATGCACAAAAGATGTCAATTTTAACCAATTGATGCAAGCACACAGCATCAATGAAACACCTGATAGAACAACTGAATCAACCCTGCACAATTTAAAATAACCACATGAGAATGGTCCATGCCCATGGGAACAGATCAAGTTGGTTTTTATTTTGATGCTAACGGGTCAAACTCATAAAAGTCagcaaaatattaaaaaaaatgagttGAAAGGGTTAAAGACTTAAAGTAACCAGAAACATAGAACATTCTATTGTTTCAATCTTggataatagtttttataaatatTAGTTATCTATAAGGATGTAATATAAGGAAAAAAAAAGGAATGCACAAGCAATTGAGGGTGTATAAATAAACTCACCTCAGAATCATGAAAACCGGATATAAAATCGCAGTTGTAGTTACTATAACATGGAGAGTGATTACAACCTACAAGAGTAGAACAGATTATAATAATTTCAGTCAATTTAATATAGTTCCTCATAGCAATTTACTTACAGGGTCTGATATACGTTTTTTCCATGCCAATTTCTCAACAATGTAAGCAGCAAGAGGGAAGAACAGAAGAGAGACGCTGCGTAAAAAATCAGAAATCAGCTCTCCGTGTCAACTATTTCTTTTTTACTAAATGGAGTAATTATTTTGTTTACGTTTCTAGCAATGAAGACTAAAGAAAGAGTATTACCAGCACATCAGAAGGGGCCAATCTCTTAATGATCTTGAACTGAACCAAAAATTGGAATTGATCAATAATCCGTACTGTAAATATAATTTGGATAATGTTAGCAACAATATTGATGATTCATCTAAACATATAAGCTGATACCAAAATACAATCGTTAAAACAGCATAAGGCTTACCTTCATCAGATTCTCAATAATGAGCCTACCATTTACAGCAACAAGCACCACTATGCAAAGGTTAAAAAGGCCTGCATGACTCTGCCAATGGTTTCTAATTAGCCTTTCTTTACATGTCTTGAATAATTAGTAGTAAAAATACAATAATGAAATTGAATGAAAATGATAGGAATCGATATATGATAATTGCGATAAACTGAACTGAAATACAAATCGAAGATAAGCAATCACCGAAGTGATCCCAGGGCTACGCCCTCTCTCACTGCACAAACGCAGGAGCCCTAATCGATCTAACAAACTCAATCCTATCTCTAACATGCCTTATTCTCTATTACTTATACTACCCCCCATATTACACTTTAGCCCCTTAAGAATACCCTCATAGCTGATTCCCATCATTACTCCCCCCTTCAAAACAGTCTTGTCCTCAAGACTGGGATTGGCTGCGACGTCTGGCGGTCGAGGCTGCCCATGCACGACCCATAAATTCCATGTAGCCGAAAACGTCAATCGCGTTCCAATGAGAGGTCGGTGAGACAATGAATTCTTTCCCCTGTCAAATGGAGCTTTTCCTCTCTCACACAAGTCCAAATCGGAGAAAATCAGGCCCACAACCATTGTTTGCTCCACACTTTGGCCCAAATCTGGATAATCCAAATCCACAACTGTTTTCAGCTCCACATCGTGGCCCACCAGTGGTTCTGAGCCCAACATCCCTTGTAGGTTGTCCAATAGGAGTCCATTAACTCTATGCGACATCAAAAGGCCATCGCCAAGTGAGTTTTCTCCAGATTTGGACATGATATTCTTCAATTGAATGCATAAGGACGGAGAAGAAGGAAGAGACGGAGATCTGAACAAAGGATCTGCAGAACCGCCTGAAAAACTTGAATCCGAATGAATATTCCTCAGCAAATGGCCACGGTCGGCTGAAGCTTCTTCAAATCGGTCAGGAACAAACGTGTTTTCAGCAGTTGATAAGGCCCAATTAATACTCTCTGGCCTAGATTTGGAGCCACATCCAGTATGCAGTAACGATTTCCCCAAGCGTGCTTCAGATCTGGCGATGAACGCCTCCAATTGTGCTGAGAAAGAAGGTGGAGAAACTGTTACGTGTCAAAATAACTAGGGGCCTCAATGTAATTGTTCTATAGTGTAGGGGGTTATTGGTTAGTTAGTGGCTATATAGTTGGGTGTGTTGTAACAAATGGATCTATCGATGAATTGATAAGGGTTTTCCCTCTTCTTCTGTGTTTCCTTCCTTTCTTTTATCGATCTATCCTGATTACCAGTTTGATACATAacaatggtatcagagcaatcATCCTCTTGACTTGTGGGTGGGTTAGGCAGCAATAATATCATTACAATCGTGAGTAATCCCTAGAATTAGGGATACAAAATCAGCATTCGTGATTTTGGTTTCTAGAATTGGGCAGcaacatcaaatttctttgcATAAGAGATTTAGTGGAATCAAGGGTTCGATTCGACAAACAACAAATCCAATTTCAAATCAATTTCTTCAAGAACTGCACCATTTGAAGTATAAATCAGTTCTGGGTTTAAGTTCAGTAGCAAATCAACATGGAATTCGCATTGGAGAAGATTATGGCAACTAGCCAAGAAGGTACTGTTGAAGAATATTGCAATTCGTTTCAAATCTTATTCGATCAGGTTAAAAATCTGGAAGAAATGTCTGAATTCTACGCTATATACATATTCATCTGTGGTTTAGAACCTGGAATTAGGAAAATATTTGCTAAATGGCATCAATATAGTTGCACTAAGGTGAAAGATGTGATTTCATTGGCTTTAAAAATTGATTCTAATGGTCTGCAAGATTCTTTCTCTCCATTTGATTCTACTTCTTCTTTTTATAAAAAAGATTTGGagtttgatattaaaattactCTTGATGAGTTGATGAAGGATAATGAGTTTTTTAGGAATGGAAAGATTCAAGAAATGATTGTAGATGATGTAACTGATGATAAAAATTTAGATATAAAAAATGAACAGGTGGTTGATGTTAAAGATTCAGTAGGTGTAAAGGATGTTAAAGATTCACTAGATGCCAAGGATGATGTTATTAGTGAATCAACCATGAAAGAATTTAAATACGGTGGGATAATTCGTCAAATTGATGAATATGAGAAGGAAGACTATAGGTTTGGGCGACTAATTCTTTGTGATCTTATATTAGAGCATTCAATTCTTTTTCGATTCTATGATATCGTCTTGTTTAGCAAATTGAGTGATGTTTTTCTGGATGGTTCCAGTAGCACTTTGAAGATATTCACAAATAAGATTCAAGTAAGAAAAAAAATGTACCGGTTGGTAGTGTTAAATAGGATAGATACCGGTTGGTTTTGTAAAATAGAAGCTAGGACTGGTGAGACTATTGGGTCCAAACTGGCTGTTGAACATATAGATAGAAACAAGGTCTGGGAGGTTGGTGATTATAATGAATGGAAGCCTAGGAAAAGTTTTAATTCAAGCTTAGAGATGTTGAGCATGTTTCCTTGGCATATAGATGCCCATTACTTGTATAAGGATCAAACCGGTTCTGTTGAATATGTTGCGTCTATACTTGGTATTCCAAAGAAACAGATGTTTTGCGTAGTCAAAGAAGTAGTTTCACTAACTGATAGTGGTGAATCAATTAGGACCAGCTGGATTACTTATATCTCAACTGACAACAGATATTACTCGTATAATGTTGGCCTGAACCATCAATTTTTGCTGCTACTGTGGGAAGATAGTATGGTTTTAATTGCATGTTGGATGTTGGGATACAACTACAACTTTGATATGAGATTAACAAATATAAAGTTCAATATGGGTCAATGGGTATTTGTGGGAAAAAGTTATATTGGAATAAACTACATGTTGAGAGATAGGCTGATCATGGGAACTTGTGTGTGTATGAAATGTTGTTGTCACTATATACATGTATGGACCCACTTAGAGAAGTTGCTGAATTGGCAATATGAGTTTCTTAAAAATAGAGTTTGGAAGCACACAAAGAATCATCTTGGTAACATTAAGGACTTTGCTTTATATTGCACAACTGGGATATTGATGACTAAGAATTCTTTTCTTGGTACAATGCTGGAACAAATATGCTACTGGTCATACTTGGGATTTGCACTTGGTTTTATGAAGGAATATCATGATGTTCCACAAGACTTGTCATATTTGGGATTTGATAGTTTTATGCCTAactatgaaaaagaacaaattagGCATGTTATGGAGTCAAATTATGGCTACTGTGGAACAAGGTTTAGTCAGGATGGTGACAATTCAACAAAAGATTTTTATCTTTTTCCAACAAAACATGAAGTTGAGCAAGAGTTTGGTGGTCAAACATTCTCTTTTGTTTTTGACACTTTTGATTAATGGGTTGGGTTGTTATTTTGTACTTTTGAGGTCAAAAGTCTTATAGGAGGGAAGTATTGTTACGTGTCAAAATAACTAGGGGCCTCAATGTAATTGTTCTATAGTGTAGGGGGTTATTGGTTAGTTAGTGGCTATATAGTTGGGTGTGTTGTAACAAATGGATCTATCGATGAATTGATAAGGGTTTTCCCTCTTCTTCTGTGTTTCCTTCCTTTCTTTTATCGATCTATCCTGATTACCAGTTTGATACATAACAGAAACAGAACCTGAAGACGAGTCTGGAAATTGTGAAATCGATCTGGAATTAGATCTCGAATCCTGATGGTGCATCCAATTGAGAACCACCTTTCGAAACTCCCTGGATTCAACAAGTTCTTCTTCTAACAATTTCAAAGAGGTTTTGATTTTAGCAACATCACCTTGAAGTTGTTTGATCTGCTGTTCCTGAGCATCCAATCGATAGGTTTGAACTAGGGTTTCCATGATAGAATGAAACGGCAGGACACAGATCCAAAAATTGGATCAGAGGTGAAATTGTGACCGGAATTTGATGGAATTGAAGCAGCGAAGAGAGGCAGGCAAGCAGATTGAAACACAGAGCCGAAAATGGAAGATAGATCGGAAATTGAAGATGAAGGAGAGCAGAGTAGGCAGGTCGGACCAATGATAGGAATCGATATATGATAATTGCGATAAACTGAACTGAAATACAAATCGAAGATAAGCAATCACCGAAGTGATCCCAGGGCTACGCCCTCTCTCACTGCACAAACGCAGGAGCCCTAATCGATCTAACAAACTCAATCCTATCTCTAACATGCCTTATTCTCTATTACTTATACTACCCCCCATATTACACTTTAGCCCCTTAAGAATACCCTCATAGCTGACTCTGCCAATGGTTTCTAATTAGCCTTTCTTTACATGTCTTGAATAATTAGTAGTAAAAATACAATAATGAAATTGAATGAAAACAAGGAGAAACAAAAAATGAATTGGATTCTAAAAGTTTCATGGGTAGGTACGCAGCCGCCAGGGTCCATGACCCCTCTCTTAAAGTTCCATTTTGAATCCACCAGAAGACATCAAGTGAGCTTCGTTTCAACTACATTATAGGCGTCTTTCACGTAATACAAATGGTGCTTCACACTAAAAGACCAATAATAACATATGCTAGGTTAAATTTCAACTTATCATGTTTACTTCCTCTTTTAACCTTCTGATCTGATAAGCCGAATCATCCAACTTTGTGCATTGATCGCCTTACACGGGTAGTCATACTACGGACCTAATATGGTCAATACTATCACCCACACACAGACTTTTGTCCAAACTATCTGTCTTTCATCATGTGTGAACCTCACAAGTTTGTATCATCTAACCAAATCAACTTTTGTTATTATACCCCCATTGACTTTCTCAAATTCCACTAGCAAAACTCTGTAGTTACTGCAAATTGTACTCATGGAGCCTAGGCCTAGCCATTGCTAATCAAACTAGTGACATATCATTGCACAAGCATATCTACTATAGAAATATTTTTTTACTGATTAATTAAAAAAGATATCTAAATGATTTTGTATTGCTACTCTTCCATATAATCTATGAGCTATGAGCCAAGCATTCTTCCATTCCTTTCAGTTCTAAGTCAAAAACAAATAGTTACTCTCAAACAAACTATATGCATTTTGTAGTTGTTAAAACAACTTAACTGAATCAGGTTTACCGAATACCACTCGAGTTATATCTAATTATTCTAAAACATATCTAGAATTGACCACTGAACAGCAAAACAAACTACCAGAAACAGAGTTAGAGAATAATAATTGGCAACTaaacaataaacaaacaaatacTTAATAATATTAAAGAAGCAAAGCACAACCTGCTTGAAGATAGCATCGGAGCTAAGCGGAGACTCTTTAATTCTACGATGCGCTGGAGAAGAAGCACGATACGCATATTGCAACAGACTCGTTTTATCTCTTCTCTGATCTGTCTTCTGTTTATTTTCCTGTGTTGTTTGAGTTTCATCACCAGCTCGGATCCGTTCATTTTCATCGAAACCGTTAGTCAAACTCTCACCTTCTTCTTCAGACGAGTTCGTTCGAGAAGACGATGAAGAATCATACAAACCGTCTCCGATTCCGAATCCGGCATCAGGCTTCACGCTCCTCCGCCGTCTTATCTCGCCGCGTATGGCGGTGGAGTCTCCGATATCTGACGTATCTAGTAACGCCATTATTATTAACAAGAAGAAGTTGCTTCTTCAAATGAAGAGTATAAAAACAGCGATATGAATTGAATAGAATCAATTTGATGTTGGACTGCGGGAGAGATTAGGCGGCTTATTGGATTATTTGGAAATCGTATctctatgtatgtatgtatgtatacaaCGGTGAGGTATCCGGAGTGCGcgtttttataaataattttctttttgaagattattattattaactgATAAAAAATAATGATTGGTTTTGTACCGACTACCGAATATACTTCTCAACTACGGATTAGAGAAGACGGCACTTTGATTTTATTTGTGGTTATCTTAAACATGTTTgactttttttttaaactagtATCATTACAAGCATATTATGTAGGTTAATACCTTGAATTGAGAATTTCATAAACAGGAAGTTTACCCGAGGTTTCGATTAATTTCTATTTTGATTGAGTATAGCAGCCGAGAGAAGATGGTTGTTGAAAAtcttctttagaatataccttatagggtatatgtgaagatcccaccagatctttgtctttggaatgggtccaagagtgcaggaatcttgctgcatttatagaaaatgacagcacgctggacacggccccgtgtcggctggtcACGGTCCTGTGTTATTCTGACactttttgtccgtattctgacctAAAGTCAGACAGGAATATTCaggcagacacgggggcgtgctgacctggacacggccccgtggctagAGGTTTTTATGAAGTTATGTCTTATTTTAAGGAATTTATCcagatcgggtggttccttactggacggaacaacaccgaagtgcctgagATACTTAAGTTGCCCTAGTTTTAGACAAGAACGCAAGAGTTTATCGGAAAGGGTGATTCCTAAGCTAAATACCGGTGGGCAAGACCAACCTTTATTTCCCTTATCCAgactctcgttaaagaaggtatatgtcgttaaagaaggtatatgtcgAATCACAAACGGAAACGTAGAAGTGACGCTAtctttaatataaactttatgaATGTTATGGTAACATATAAATATTCTGTTGACAAGTAAAATTTAATAGCTTTAGTGTATTTCAAATGATTACTCCACGTCGCTTAACTTGTAATGTAAGTTAGTTCAAATTCCAAATCTTTAATTTGTAAATTCTATTGTACTAAAATAGTGGATAATATTAAAAACTCCAACAAATTTCACATGGATCTTAAATAATTTAAAGAACTTTCATGTATAAAAATGATAGAAAGTACTTGAATTATGTTATTAGTCATTACTAAAATAATTAATGACTATAGTCAAAATGTTGAATTGAATGAAAAGTAGAGTAACTTGAAAGTGTATTTAGTGTTCATTACTTCACTAAAAGCTGCAACCGGTATTTTATAAACAtgttatgtaatataatattatagTTTATTTATATCACTTacattattaaattaaaataaggAACAAAAGCTAGAAGCATAATGAAGTTGAATTTTTGCTGCCGTTCAAATAAAAACTAATGAAGTTGAATTTTGGTTccattcaaaagggggtggcggcgcaacttgttgcccgactacctgtcATTGTTTTGTAATTGCCTTTTTCATGTGAAATGAAATTCatcaattataaaaaaaaaaaaaaaagttccaTTCCGGGGGTGTGGTGTGGGATATAGAAATATAATGACGTTTAATACCACGAGTGTCCAAAACCGTGTCGGTTACGGATAAATTCAACGAATGTGTGTAGGTGTAGCATTTGTTAAACATTTTCCTTTTATTGTGATTTAAGATATGTTTTCTTAAAGTATGCAACTGTTAGAGATGTTTTTTTCTGAACGCCGAAGAATCTTTCAAATGGGTTATTGGCGAAATTCCTAACATCAGGATACACACGTCTTCGAACCAGGGACGCCTCTGCGTTTTATAATGTAAATATTGCATTATCAAGTAGCTAAAAATTGCAACATAAAGACTCAGCTATTAGACTTATGTTAATATCTCAAAATTGGATTCTcctcaaaaacaaaaacaaaacaatacCTCACTCAATTGATCTTGtcacaaaaacataaaacaacCAAACAACAAACCTTAACCTTAACCTTAAAGCAAATCAGCAACATTTGATGGCAGCTCTTCAACAGCAACATTATAAAACTTCTGTATATCATAAAGCATTCTCTGATCATCACCGGTCACAAAATTAATAGCAACACCTTTTCTTCCAAACCGGCCACTACGTCCAATCCGGTGGAGATAATTCTCCGGCTGCGTCGGAAGATCGTAATTAATCACTAGAGAAACTTGCTGCACATCGATCCCACGTGCcaaaagatcagtagtgatcaAAACACGTGATGACCCAGAGCGAAACTCTCGCATGATGATGTCACGCGTGTTCTGGTCCATGTCTCCATGGGTGGCGGAGACAGTGTGGTCACGGCTGCGCATTTTGTCGGTCAACCAGTCAACTTTTCTGCGTGTGTTGACGAATATGACGCTTTGAGTGATTGCTAAGGTTTCGTAGAGGTCACACAATGTTTCGAGTTTCCATTCTTCTTTTTCGACGTTGACGTAGAATTGTTTGATGCCTTCTAAAGTGAGTTCGTCGCGTTTAACGAGGATTCGGACTGGTTTGTTCATGAATTTTCTTGTTATTTCCAGGGCCTCTGGAGGCATGGTTGCTGAGAACACTCCCACTTGAACCTTTGTGGGGAGGAGCTGGAATATGTCATAGATCTGAATGCAaacaaatatataataatataagtGGGCCCATACAAAGATTTGCATGACCAAAAGTGTATAAAGATGATTCGGGCTATGTTTTATCTCTAACGGGTTGGTTCATCCGATAAACAAAAAagtaaattacatttttggcccctgtggttatatcacttttactatattagcccaaaataagaatttttaacatatttgcccccatggtctctataactaaccattttggcccctaagtctagagatcatggggccaaaatggttagttaatgagaccatgggggctaaaatggttagacttaggggccaaaatggttagttatagagaccatgggggcagatatgttaaaaattcttattttgggctaatatagtaaaagcgATATAACCAAAGGGgctaaaaacgtaatttactctaaacaaaaaaaaataaactcaaaacaaaaataaaaaaatctaaaaaaaaaaaaaaaaacaaaacaaaaacaaacttgtcTAATGGGCTGGAAGTGTAAATGGCTGTAGTTGTATTAGAACACTAGCTAATTAAGTAAAGCAAAAAGCATAACGATTAGAAAAAAGTGATCCGAGTCAACCCAACCCGTATAAAATTCATGTGACCTGGCCCATTTCCCAGCTCGCTAGATCAGCCCATTTGCAGCATAGATCTAAGTATAAGCAACGACacgaaaaaaaatgatgaaatatGAACGTACCTGGTCTTTGAAACCGCGTGACAGCATTTCATCAGCCTCATCGAGCACAAACATATTAATGTAGTCTGGTCGAAGTGATTGCCTCCTTAGCATATCAAAAACACGGCCAGGCGTGCCAACAACGACATGAACTCCAGCAGAAAGGATCCTTTGGTCCTCGCGAACACTGGTCCCACCAACACAAGCATGAACCTTGACTCCGAGGTAGTCACCAAGGGCCCGCATGACTTTCTCGATTTGTTGTGCAAGTTCACGAGTCGGTGCTAAAACCAAAGCCTGGCATTCGATTATGTTATAATCGAGTTGTTGAAGGATACCAGAGCAAAATGTTGCAGTCTTTCCTGTGCCTGATTGAGCTTGTTGGATCACATCAAGACCCTTGGTGAAGGGAACAATTCCCCTTTGCTGAATTGCTGATGGTTTCTCAAATCCTACAACATTTCAATGATTAAATACCATCGATCAGCTGATTAAAATAAGGGTGTGCATATTCACACACCAAGTGGGACCCCCTTATATACGTCACGTACAGGTTTGTACATGGCATATAAcctttttcattttccaagataATCTCTGATTGTGTCGTATCATGGTCCTATACGCAGCCCAAaccaggggtaaaatggtcatttttaCCCTTTGTATACACTACGTATAGGCCCtatatataaagtttttttatacaATATATATGGATTTAGCAAGGAAGGAAAATGGGTTGGTATACCGTATGCATAAATACCCCTCAAGAGGTTTTCTTGCAAATCCATGGCATCAAAACTATCATAAACCTCATCATATGAAGTAAAAAAATCTTGGCCATCTGCTGAAAGTCtgtataataaaaatatattattagaTCACTTTCACTTGTACAGTTTCCATTTGCAAATATTGTATGTAACAACTTACAAATCATTCATTTTTGAATCATAGTGACGGGCGTCAAACTGAGAAACATCTGATAACACACCAGCCATGACTACTGTAACACCAAATAATATATATCAGTTTTCCATGTTTAGAGTTATATGTAATTACGATTTTGATCTgctgattattattattactattattttaGCGTATATAACAGCTTAATTAGATCCACAAAAAGATTGTTACAATTTTCATAGATCATAAGTGAGATCCATCGATCGATCATGtaaattttattaattttttaattcATAAAAGATATCTGAAATGCAACATTTAGATGATCAATAACATAAAATACTCCCAGGGTTGAGCATGAACATAATAATCATATTTCCACAAAATCGATCAGCCGAAAATCAACAGTCACATAGATTGAATATCATTCATGAATGTAGATCGAAATCGAAAACGAAATATAATCATAAAGACATGAAAAAACCTGGAGATATGATGATGAAGAGAgagtggttttttttttcttccaaACTCCTCGGATCTACTACACCGTGGAGTTGAGAAAAACAAACTAGAAATGGAGGTTTTATACTGTTTGATTGATTCAAGGGACTTCACTTCCCATGGAGGAGAAGAAGTTACTTTTTTACCCTTATTTTCTATAT from Helianthus annuus cultivar XRQ/B chromosome 10, HanXRQr2.0-SUNRISE, whole genome shotgun sequence harbors:
- the LOC110886979 gene encoding uncharacterized protein LOC110886979, encoding METLVQTYRLDAQEQQIKQLQGDVAKIKTSLKLLEEELVESREFRKVVLNWMHHQDSRSNSRSISQFPDSSSGSVSPPSFSAQLEAFIARSEARLGKSLLHTGCGSKSRPESINWALSTAENTFVPDRFEEASADRGHLLRNIHSDSSFSGGSADPLFRSPSLPSSPSLCIQLKNIMSKSGENSLGDGLLMSHRVNGLLLDNLQGMLGSEPLVGHDVELKTVVDLDYPDLGQSVEQTMVVGLIFSDLDLCERGKAPFDRGKNSLSHRPLIGTRLTFSATWNLWVVHGQPRPPDVAANPSLEDKTVLKGGVMMGISYEGILKGLKCNMGGSISNRE
- the LOC110886980 gene encoding eukaryotic initiation factor 4A-8, whose translation is MAGVLSDVSQFDARHYDSKMNDLLSADGQDFFTSYDEVYDSFDAMDLQENLLRGIYAYGFEKPSAIQQRGIVPFTKGLDVIQQAQSGTGKTATFCSGILQQLDYNIIECQALVLAPTRELAQQIEKVMRALGDYLGVKVHACVGGTSVREDQRILSAGVHVVVGTPGRVFDMLRRQSLRPDYINMFVLDEADEMLSRGFKDQIYDIFQLLPTKVQVGVFSATMPPEALEITRKFMNKPVRILVKRDELTLEGIKQFYVNVEKEEWKLETLCDLYETLAITQSVIFVNTRRKVDWLTDKMRSRDHTVSATHGDMDQNTRDIIMREFRSGSSRVLITTDLLARGIDVQQVSLVINYDLPTQPENYLHRIGRSGRFGRKGVAINFVTGDDQRMLYDIQKFYNVAVEELPSNVADLL
- the LOC110886978 gene encoding diacylglycerol O-acyltransferase 1A, translated to MALLDTSDIGDSTAIRGEIRRRRSVKPDAGFGIGDGLYDSSSSSRTNSSEEEGESLTNGFDENERIRAGDETQTTQENKQKTDQRRDKTSLLQYAYRASSPAHRRIKESPLSSDAIFKQSHAGLFNLCIVVLVAVNGRLIIENLMKYGLLINSNFWFSSRSLRDWPLLMCCVSLLFFPLAAYIVEKLAWKKRISDPVVITLHVIVTTTAILYPVFMILRVDSVVLSGVSLMLCACINWLKLTSFVHTSYDMRSLVNSTDKGETESESLDIELFYDADFKSLVYFLLAPTLCYQLRYPRTAFIRKGWVLRQLIKLIIFTGLMGFIIEQYINPIVQNSQHPLNGDILYAIERVLKLSVPNLYVWLCMFYCFFHLWLNILAELLRFGDREFYKDWWNAQTIEEYWRLWNMPVHKWIVRHLYFPCLRNGIPKGAAILVAFFMSAVFHELCIAVPCHIFKFWAFIGIMFQVPLVLLTNYLQNKFQNSMVGNIIFWCFFSILGQPMCVLLYYHDVMNQKVNSK